One window of the Crateriforma spongiae genome contains the following:
- a CDS encoding RDD family protein, whose amino-acid sequence MPAAAALDTTIAVVTPENIAFEYQLAGPFRRLPAYLIDVIARWIIMAAVILGMWIVGGMIRMSALQAYMLAATFLLYFVFTNFYGTLMESYFNGKTIGKWACGIRVVGTDGGPIDFRQALLRNLIRIADLAPYVVLNDVNEEIPPIFFLPVGVVGLVTMLCTRRMQRLGDLACGTMVIVDERNWELPVSKIEDPRVAALASYLPADYRFSRSMSRTLAVYVERRQYLTPARRREIARKLTTPLMDQFDFRPDIDPDLLMLALYHRNFLWNEGDDSADLSALNGFSPLAKDQSAEEPPIAAAVSESVTPVSALSPAATTQDAASEPAG is encoded by the coding sequence ATGCCCGCTGCCGCGGCTCTAGACACCACGATTGCGGTCGTCACGCCGGAGAACATCGCGTTCGAATATCAGTTGGCGGGGCCGTTCCGACGGTTGCCGGCCTATCTGATCGATGTGATCGCACGCTGGATCATCATGGCGGCGGTGATCCTGGGCATGTGGATCGTTGGTGGGATGATCCGGATGTCCGCGTTGCAGGCGTACATGCTGGCGGCAACGTTTCTGTTGTACTTCGTGTTTACGAATTTCTACGGAACGTTGATGGAGAGCTACTTCAATGGCAAGACCATCGGGAAATGGGCGTGCGGCATCCGCGTGGTCGGAACCGACGGCGGGCCGATCGACTTTCGCCAAGCGTTGCTTCGCAATCTGATTCGCATTGCGGATTTGGCACCGTATGTTGTGTTGAACGACGTCAACGAGGAAATCCCGCCCATCTTTTTCTTGCCCGTCGGGGTTGTCGGTCTGGTCACGATGTTGTGCACCCGACGAATGCAGCGGTTGGGCGACCTGGCATGCGGGACGATGGTGATCGTGGACGAACGAAACTGGGAACTGCCGGTCAGCAAGATCGAAGACCCGCGTGTCGCGGCGCTGGCGTCTTACTTGCCGGCGGATTATCGGTTCAGCCGCAGCATGTCGCGGACGCTGGCCGTGTACGTGGAACGCCGTCAATATTTGACCCCCGCACGGCGACGCGAAATCGCTCGGAAACTGACGACGCCACTGATGGACCAGTTTGATTTTCGACCTGACATCGATCCTGATCTGTTGATGCTGGCGTTGTACCATCGGAACTTTCTTTGGAACGAAGGCGATGATTCGGCGGATCTGTCGGCGTTGAACGGATTCAGTCCTCTGGCAAAGGATCAATCGGCCGAAGAACCACCCATTGCGGCCGCGGTGTCAGAATCGGTGACACCCGTATCGGCTCTTTCGCCAGCTGCGACCACACAGGATGCTGCATCGGAGCCCGCCGGATGA
- a CDS encoding stage II sporulation protein M: MNVAKILEQRRIQWQELEQLCDAMEMRGRTGRTSKAQHQGAAGVSRFATLYRAACADLALADSYHLPPGTVAYLHRLVARAHSQLYRSNRFDPSVWFDILFYQAPQQIFADPCVRVATLLFFGLFTLSMVLGANDDWFPGFADAVVGNQQLEAMEQMYDQPLFSVDNQTSSLDHYISMSGFYIMHNTGIGLRCFAWGILIIPCLFTLAQNAVILGASFGYMARDGVGGSDNFFHFVTAHGPFELTAIALAAAAGLRIGVGWFSTGGLTRLDSIKRSATRSVPIITASVTLFVLAAFTEGFISPSPLPYLFKAGWAIASSALISFYFVVLGFPRAVADQTLVSEQD, from the coding sequence ATGAACGTTGCAAAGATTCTGGAACAGCGTCGGATCCAGTGGCAAGAACTGGAACAACTGTGCGACGCGATGGAAATGCGCGGTCGCACCGGACGCACCAGCAAAGCCCAGCACCAGGGGGCGGCCGGCGTATCGCGTTTTGCCACGCTGTACCGTGCGGCTTGCGCCGACCTGGCGCTGGCCGACAGTTATCACCTACCGCCGGGGACGGTGGCATACCTGCACCGTTTGGTGGCGCGTGCCCATAGCCAGCTGTACCGGTCCAATCGGTTTGATCCGTCGGTTTGGTTTGACATTCTGTTTTATCAAGCGCCCCAGCAGATCTTTGCCGACCCTTGTGTGCGTGTCGCAACGCTGTTGTTCTTCGGGTTGTTCACCTTGTCGATGGTGTTGGGCGCCAACGACGACTGGTTTCCCGGGTTTGCCGATGCCGTGGTCGGCAACCAGCAACTGGAAGCCATGGAACAGATGTATGACCAACCGCTGTTTTCGGTCGACAACCAAACATCGTCGCTGGATCACTACATCAGCATGTCGGGGTTTTACATCATGCATAACACCGGCATCGGATTGCGGTGTTTTGCTTGGGGAATCTTGATCATTCCCTGTTTGTTCACGCTGGCACAAAACGCGGTGATTCTGGGTGCGTCGTTCGGCTACATGGCACGCGATGGTGTCGGTGGCAGCGACAACTTTTTTCACTTCGTCACCGCCCACGGTCCCTTTGAATTGACGGCAATCGCATTGGCGGCCGCGGCCGGTTTGCGGATCGGCGTCGGCTGGTTTTCCACCGGCGGATTGACGCGTTTGGATTCGATCAAGCGATCGGCCACCCGCTCGGTACCGATCATCACCGCATCGGTCACCCTGTTTGTGTTGGCGGCTTTCACCGAAGGATTCATATCCCCCAGCCCCCTGCCCTATCTGTTCAAGGCCGGCTGGGCGATCGCGTCGTCGGCGCTGATCAGTTTTTACTTCGTGGTACTGGGATTCCCACGCGCCGTCGCGGACCAGACTCTGGTAAGTGAACAGGATTAG
- a CDS encoding DUF4129 domain-containing protein produces the protein MKPWLVILSLLWGIGTAQGTATAWVPAVAVADDPLLRDTAWFDAETQTLRPVDVESDEQDTVNRNSRWLPDAQKIKQASSTTPTTTTGNGTASQVVGWVLITVFFILVIVAVLYALKNSEARWAVGNQSKQPMLHDDFVQQRIKELPAELQHAGSDPLTAADRFRLAGQYDRAIVMLYGHQLLFLDRHGLLRLSRGKTNKRYVRETAAHSIDVSDSLRRTVEAFERSYFGRHSIRRDEFETLWADNQTLEQSVNQIGASAA, from the coding sequence ATGAAACCTTGGCTTGTGATCCTGTCCCTGCTTTGGGGAATCGGAACGGCACAGGGAACCGCGACAGCCTGGGTGCCCGCGGTTGCCGTGGCCGATGATCCACTGCTGCGGGATACCGCTTGGTTCGACGCGGAAACACAAACGTTGCGTCCGGTCGACGTTGAAAGCGATGAACAAGACACGGTCAATCGGAACAGTCGTTGGTTGCCCGACGCACAGAAAATCAAGCAAGCGTCATCGACCACACCGACCACCACCACCGGAAACGGAACAGCGTCACAGGTGGTCGGCTGGGTGCTGATCACGGTGTTTTTCATTCTTGTGATCGTTGCGGTGTTGTACGCTTTGAAAAACAGTGAAGCCCGGTGGGCGGTCGGCAACCAATCGAAGCAACCCATGTTGCACGATGATTTTGTCCAGCAGCGAATCAAGGAATTGCCAGCCGAATTGCAGCATGCGGGATCCGATCCGTTGACCGCGGCGGACCGTTTCCGCTTGGCAGGTCAGTACGATCGCGCGATCGTCATGCTGTACGGTCATCAATTGTTGTTTCTGGACCGGCACGGATTGTTGCGTCTTAGCCGTGGCAAAACGAACAAACGTTATGTGCGCGAAACCGCGGCGCATTCCATCGACGTGTCCGATTCATTGCGACGGACGGTGGAAGCGTTCGAACGGTCCTACTTCGGCCGCCATTCGATTCGGCGAGACGAGTTCGAGACGCTCTGGGCGGACAATCAAACGTTGGAACAGTCGGTGAACCAGATCGGGGCTTCGGCGGCATGA
- a CDS encoding AAA family ATPase, with protein sequence MSESDPRFIQIKDLYERITREVSKLYVGQDELVLGTLTALFSGGHVLIESVPGLGKTLFVRTLGRILGCEFGRVQFTADLMPSDITGAPVFDMQNNEFRFRPGPIFTQLLLADEINRSPAKTHAALLEIMQEYRVTVDGTSHVVPRPFLVLATQNPLESEGTYNLPEAQLDRFMFKLRVNYPSAAEEADILRMHSRQIDLNQRLEQEIEVVTNPDEVQQTIQLCGQVRVEDKLVDYINELVRATRSWPAFHIGASPRAGLSLMQAARTLAALAGRDFAVPDDVAEVILPTLRHRVQLTAEAEIEGRTTDEELQAMTRGIEVPRD encoded by the coding sequence ATGTCTGAATCGGATCCACGGTTTATCCAAATCAAAGATCTGTACGAGCGGATCACTCGCGAAGTCAGCAAACTGTACGTGGGCCAAGATGAATTGGTCCTGGGGACGTTGACGGCTTTGTTTTCCGGCGGCCACGTCTTGATCGAATCGGTTCCCGGCTTGGGCAAAACGTTGTTCGTGCGAACTCTGGGCCGTATTTTGGGATGCGAGTTTGGACGTGTGCAGTTCACCGCCGACCTGATGCCGTCGGACATCACCGGCGCGCCAGTGTTCGACATGCAGAACAACGAATTCCGCTTTCGCCCCGGACCGATTTTCACCCAGCTGTTGCTGGCCGACGAAATCAACCGGTCGCCCGCCAAGACGCACGCGGCGCTGTTGGAAATCATGCAGGAATACCGCGTCACGGTGGACGGAACCAGCCACGTGGTGCCCCGGCCGTTCTTGGTTTTGGCCACGCAAAACCCGCTGGAGAGCGAAGGGACGTATAACCTGCCCGAGGCCCAGCTGGATCGTTTCATGTTCAAGCTGCGGGTGAATTATCCGTCCGCCGCCGAAGAAGCCGATATCTTGCGGATGCACAGTCGGCAAATTGACCTGAACCAACGCTTGGAACAGGAAATCGAGGTGGTCACCAACCCGGACGAGGTCCAACAGACGATCCAGCTGTGCGGACAAGTGCGTGTGGAAGACAAACTGGTCGACTACATCAACGAATTGGTCCGCGCCACACGTTCTTGGCCCGCTTTCCATATTGGTGCATCCCCGCGTGCGGGACTTTCGCTGATGCAGGCGGCTCGTACCTTGGCCGCGTTGGCGGGCCGTGACTTTGCCGTGCCCGATGATGTCGCCGAGGTTATTCTGCCCACGCTTCGTCACCGTGTTCAGTTGACCGCGGAAGCCGAGATCGAGGGGCGAACGACCGACGAAGAATTGCAGGCGATGACCCGTGGGATCGAAGTCCCCCGAGACTGA
- a CDS encoding Fe-S oxidoreductase gives MHRQETIGPLIQRNPVSADSAYHAFWECEAADCRNSADVLTIMLSVSACPIRCTMCDLWRNTLVTKTPPGAVPHQIQHAIDRLRVDAPESSRSGSVDRPRWIKLYNSGCFFDPSSIPPDDYESIGRLVSGFDRVIVENHPRFDQGRLQKFARHIDGQLEIAVGLETVQPRWLSRMKKRMTRDTFDDYAMRLRSNDVDLRVFLIWGVPGISHQEASKWTVMSALHASRMGARHISIVPARRGNGWGEFKQPIPDANPMVLAGLQQQLIRRIGHHTVVTVDLWDMDSDQPGDEREALEQIGELNQRQDRSMNQKT, from the coding sequence ATGCACCGACAGGAAACGATCGGTCCGTTGATTCAGCGAAATCCCGTGTCGGCCGATTCAGCGTATCACGCATTCTGGGAATGCGAGGCGGCCGATTGCAGAAACTCCGCCGATGTGTTGACCATCATGTTGTCGGTTTCGGCCTGCCCGATACGATGCACCATGTGTGATCTATGGCGGAACACACTGGTTACGAAAACACCGCCGGGTGCCGTCCCACATCAAATACAGCATGCAATCGATCGGTTGCGTGTCGATGCACCGGAGTCGTCACGCAGCGGTTCGGTGGATCGTCCACGTTGGATCAAACTGTACAACAGTGGCTGTTTCTTCGATCCGTCCAGCATCCCGCCGGATGACTATGAATCGATCGGTCGCTTGGTCAGCGGGTTCGATCGCGTCATCGTGGAAAACCATCCGCGATTCGACCAAGGACGCCTGCAGAAATTTGCACGACACATCGACGGGCAACTGGAGATCGCTGTCGGACTGGAAACGGTCCAGCCGCGATGGTTGAGCCGCATGAAAAAGCGGATGACGCGGGACACCTTCGATGATTATGCGATGCGTTTACGATCAAACGACGTTGACCTGCGCGTCTTCTTGATATGGGGCGTGCCCGGAATATCGCATCAGGAGGCGTCAAAGTGGACGGTCATGTCGGCGCTTCATGCATCGCGAATGGGCGCAAGGCACATCAGCATTGTTCCGGCGCGACGTGGGAATGGATGGGGCGAATTCAAACAGCCGATTCCCGACGCAAATCCGATGGTCTTGGCCGGTCTGCAACAACAACTGATCCGAAGAATCGGTCACCATACCGTGGTAACCGTTGATTTGTGGGACATGGATAGCGATCAGCCTGGGGACGAGCGCGAAGCCTTGGAACAAATCGGTGAATTGAATCAACGCCAAGATCGCTCGATGAATCAGAAGACATGA